A genome region from Gymnogyps californianus isolate 813 chromosome 4, ASM1813914v2, whole genome shotgun sequence includes the following:
- the KLF3 gene encoding Krueppel-like factor 3: MLMFDPVPIKQEAMEPVSVSYPSNYMDQMKPNKYSVIYSTPSMLHNKFYSNPEGLSNGIQMEPVDLTVNKRSSPPSTGSSPSPLKFQTVHRRTSPGLTLSSPSSPLSKFTPSPPGVQPISMPITIPPVMAAALSRHGLRSPGILPVIQPVVVQPVPFMYAPHLQQPIMVSTVLADEMETPSSMQVPVIESYEKPTLKKTIKVEPGSEPSKTDFYPEQMSPPMMTSLSPQQVMLQENHPSVIVQPGKRPLPVESPDTQRKRRIHRCDYEGCNKVYTKSSHLKAHRRTHTGEKPYKCTWEGCTWKFARSDELTRHFRKHTGIKPFQCPDCDRSFSRSDHLALHRKRHMLV, encoded by the exons TCATACCCGTCCAATTACATGGACCAAATGAAGCCAAACAAATACAGCGTCATTTATTCTACACCAAGTATGTTGCACAACAAATTCTACTCAAACCCCGAAGGACTATCAAATGGAATCCAGATGGAGCCAGTAGACCTTACGGTGAACAAACGGAGCTCACCACCTTCAACTGGAAGTTCTCCTTCCCCCCTAAAATTTCAGACTGTGCATAGAAGAACTTCACCTGGATTGACTCTGTCCTCACCCAGCTCACCTCTCAGTAAATTCACACCGTCACCCCCAGGAGTACAGCCTATTTCCATGCCAATAACAATCCCACCTGTAATGGCTGCTGCTCTTTCACGCCATGGACTGAGAAGCCCTGGAATACTCCCAGTTATACAGCCTGTTGTGGTCCAGCCAGTTCCTTTTATGTATGCTCCCCATCTTCAGCAGCCCATCATGGTGTCCACAGTTCTTGCAGATGAGATGGAAACTCCAAGTAGCATGCAAG TGCCTGTCATTGAGTCTTATGAGAAGCctacactgaagaaaacaatcaAAGTAGAGCCAGGAAGTGAACCATCGAAGACTGACTTCTATCCTGAACAAATGTCACCTCCAATGATGACGTCATTGTCTCCCCAGCAAGTAATGTTGCAAGA GAATCACCCTTCAGTTATAGTTCAGCCAGGAAAGAGACCTTTACCTGTGGAATCTCCGGACACACAAAGAAAACGCAGAATACATCGATGTGATTATGAAGGCTGCAACAAAGTCTACACTAAAAGCTCCCATCTGAAAGCTCACAGAAGAACCCATACAG gtgAAAAACCGTACAAATGCACTTGGGAGGGATGCACGTGGAAGTTTGCCCGTTCTGATGAACTAACGCGGCATTTCCGCAAGCATACAGGAATCAAACCTTTTCAGTGCCCAGACTGTGACCGTAGCTTTTCACGTTCGGACCATCTTGCTCTTCACAGAAAACGCCACATGCTAGTCTGA
- the LOC127015675 gene encoding toll-like receptor 1, with product MRPLTNICVFACVFTFTLWNNIQPTVENVFIANYSSSLLTNVPKNIPVHTHVLDLSHNRISGLSISEFISLSDLQVLNLSHNLITELDFSVFIFNEDLEYLDLSHNNILKVYCQTLAYLRHLDLSFNRFTALPICQEFGNMFHLEYLGLSATMIRRSDFRYIIHLQLHTVFLTLEDFSLYEPQSLTALNTRNLHIVFAANQNFSFSLLYDGMSTSENLKIVNLRYTLSYKDFPSPSLTLLKKIKTTALMLETVDLQWAIILQIFLLIWYSPVEHLTVRNLTFRGPLGDLTEYEFLPLLSSLEQLISLGGSMEALTLEHVRNKVYYFNQEILYRQFSEMNIASLTIYDAYMPHMLCPNRTSSFQYLNFSHNALTDELFQNCGTLTDLKLLILQRNKFESLPKVSFMTSLMTSLKYLDMSNNLLSHDGADGQCQWAESLTELDLSSNQLTDAVFECLPVNIKKLALQNNQITSVPKGMAELKCLKELNLASNRLADLPGCSGFTSLEFLNVEVNLILTPSADFFRSCPRVRELQAGQNPFQCSCELQDFIRLETQSGGKLFGWPAAYVCEYPEDLRGTQLKDFHLTELACNTMLLLVTALLLTLVLVAVVAFLCIYLDVPWYVRMTWQWTQTKRRAWHNHPEEQETILQFHAFISYSERDSLWVKNELIPNLEKGEGCVQLCQHERNFIPGKSIVENIINCIEKSYKSIFVLSPNFVQSEWCHYELYFAHHKLFSENSNSLILILLEPIPPYVIPARYHKLKALMAKRTYLEWPKERSKRALFWANLRAAISINLPVSFEANEEQSDVTSTSSISQYVNN from the coding sequence ATGAGACCCCTTACAAATATCTGTGTCTTTGCTTGTGTCTTTACATTCACACTATGGAATAATATCCAGCCAACtgtggaaaatgtatttattgcaAATTATTCAAGTAGTTTGCTAACTAATGTTCCAAAAAACATTCCAGTCCATACTCATGTATTAGATTTATCACATAATAGGATCTCTGGACTTAGTATctcagaatttatttctctttctgaccTTCAAGTATTAAATCTTTCTCATAATCTAATTACAGAGCTTGACTTTagtgtcttcatttttaatgaagatttagAATACTTAGATTTATCTCAtaataacattttgaaagtttacTGTCAAACTCTTGCATATCTTAGACATTTAGATCTTTCTTTCAATAGGTTTACTGCCCTGCCCATCTGTCAGGAATTCGGGAACATGTTTCATTTGGAGTACCTAGGATTAAGTGCCACGATGATACGAAGGTCAGACTTCAGGTATATCATACATTTGCAGCTGCACACTGTCTTCCTAACCTTGGAAGACTTTTCTCTGTATGAGCCTCAGAGTCTGACAGCCTTGAATACAAGGAACCTCCACATTGTTTTTGCAGCAAAccaaaacttcagtttttcccTCTTGTATGATGGAATGAGCacttcagaaaacttaaaaatagttAACTTAAGATATACCTTGAGCTACAAAgatttcccctctccttctttAACGCTTCTGAAGAAAATCAAGACAACAGCTCTGATGCTTGAAACTGTGGACTTACAATGGGCTATCATTTTGCAAATTTTCCTGCTTATTTGGTATTCACCTGTGGAGCATTTGACTGTGAGAAATTTGACTTTTCGGGGACCACTGGGGGACCTGACTGAATATGAATTCCTACCCTTATTAAGCTCTCTGGAACAATTAATCTCTTTGGGTGGCTCCATGGAAGCGCTAACTTTGGAGCACGTTCGTAATAAGGTTTATTATTTCAACCAGGAGATTCTATACAGACAGTTTTCAGAGATGAATATTGCCAGTTTGACAATATATGATGCATATATGCCACACATGCTTTGCCCCAATAGAACAAGCTCATTTCAGTATCTAAATTTTTCCCACAATGCCCTGACGGATGAATTGTTCCAGAATTGTGGAACTCTGACAGATCTGAAATTACTTATTTTGCAGAGGAATAAATTTGAGAGCCTTCCTAAGGTAAGCTTCATGACCAGCCTTATGACATCACTGAAATATCTGGACATGAGCAACAACTTGCTGAGTCACGATGGAGCTGATGGGCAATGCCAATGGGCTGAGTCTCTGACAGAGCTGGACCTGTCCTCAAATCAGTTGACGGATGCCGTGTTTGAGTGCTTGCCAGTCAACATCAAAAAACTCGCTCTACAAAACAATCAGATCACCAGTGTCCCCAAGGGGATGGCTGAGCTGAAATGCTTGAAAGAGCTGAACCTGGCATCGAACAGGCTGGCTGACCTGCCAGGGTGCAGTGGCTTTACATCCCTGGAGTTCCTGAACGTAGAGGTGAATTTGATCCTCACCCCATCTGCCGACTTCTTCCGGAGCTGCCCAAGGGTCAGGGAGCTACAAGCCGGGCAGAACCCATTCCAGTGTTCCTGTGAACTGCAAGACTTCATCCGTCTGGAGACGCAGTCTGGGGGGAAGCTGTTCGGCTGGCCGGCGGCATACGTGTGCGAGTACCCGGAAGACTTGCGAGGAACGCAGCTGAAGGACTTCCACCTGACTGAGCTGGCTTGCAACACGATGCTCTTGCTTgtgacagctctgctgctgacgCTGGTGCTGGTGGCTGTTGTGGCCTTTCTGTGCATCTACCTGGATGTGCCGTGGTACGTGCGGATGACGTGGCAGTGGACGCAGACGAAGCGGAGAGCTTGGCACAACCACCCCGAAGAGCAGGAGACCATTCTGCAGTTTCACGCGTTCATTTCCTACAGCGAGCGCGATTCGTTGTGGGTGAAGAACGAGCTGATCCCGAACCTGGAGAAGGGGGAGGGCTGTGTACAACTGTGCCAGCACGAGAGAAACTTCATCCCCGGCAAGAGCATTGTGGAGAACATCATTAACTGCATTGAGAAGAGCTACAAGTCGATCTTTGTGTTGTCTCCCAACTTTGTGCAGAGCGAGTGGTGTCACTATGAGCTGTACTTTGCCCATCACAAATTATTCAGTGAGAATTCCAACAGCTTAATCCTCATTTTACTGGAGCCGATCCCTCCATATGTTATCCCTGCCAGGTATCACAAGCTGAAGGCTCTCATGGCAAAGCGAACCTACCTGGAGTGGCCGAAGGAGAGGAGCAAGCGTGCCCTTTTCTGGGCTAACCTGAGGGCAGCTATTAGCATTAACCTGCCAGTATCCTTTGAAGCAAATGAGGAGCAGAGTGATGTTACTTCTACTAGTAGTATAAGTCAGTATGTGAATAATTGA